One stretch of Chryseobacterium sp. LJ668 DNA includes these proteins:
- a CDS encoding GNAT family N-acetyltransferase: MIEIKQNNDDKHGSFEALIDGKRAGLMTYTWAGEARFIIDHTEVEEEYNGKGVGKEMLIKAVEFARENNKKIIPLCPFAKATFQKNKDLQDVL; encoded by the coding sequence ATGATAGAAATTAAACAAAACAATGACGACAAACACGGAAGCTTTGAAGCTTTAATTGATGGAAAAAGAGCAGGATTAATGACATATACTTGGGCCGGTGAAGCAAGATTCATCATCGATCATACCGAAGTTGAGGAAGAATATAATGGAAAAGGCGTAGGAAAAGAAATGCTGATCAAAGCAGTAGAATTTGCAAGAGAAAATAATAAAAAGATCATTCCGCTTTGTCCGTTTGCAAAAGCGACGTTCCAGAAAAATAAAGATTTGCAGGATGTGCTTTAA
- a CDS encoding pirin family protein — protein MSNIGLILEEKSADIGNFLVGRLLPFREKRAVGPFVFIDHMGPAELKDYQNLDVPPHPHIGLSTLTYLLEGSIFHRDSIGSALEIRPGAVNWMTAGKGVVHSERTPEYLRQTDKKLHGFQIWVGLPKHLEQSEPTFSHIEADELPVWQEGEVQYKLIAGEAFGKKSPVPVHSKLFFIEIKTKSIQKISIGQDLYGEAAMYVLDGTVKIEGNDYGSKQLLIAKNAQLCEFEMSDNATVYLFGGEPFDEERFIFWNFVNSDKELIDKAKVNWNDQNHEAFPLVPGDEEEFVPLPKAILNRK, from the coding sequence ATGTCAAACATCGGACTCATCTTAGAAGAAAAATCAGCAGATATAGGTAATTTTTTAGTGGGAAGACTTTTACCTTTCCGTGAAAAAAGAGCCGTCGGACCTTTTGTATTTATCGATCACATGGGACCTGCTGAATTGAAAGATTATCAGAATCTTGACGTTCCGCCACACCCGCACATCGGGCTTTCAACTTTAACTTATCTTCTCGAAGGATCTATTTTTCACCGAGACAGCATTGGCAGTGCGCTTGAAATAAGACCGGGTGCTGTCAACTGGATGACCGCCGGAAAAGGGGTAGTACATTCTGAAAGAACGCCTGAATATTTAAGACAAACCGATAAAAAGCTTCACGGATTCCAAATCTGGGTAGGTCTCCCGAAACATCTGGAGCAAAGCGAACCAACGTTCAGCCATATCGAAGCAGATGAGCTTCCGGTTTGGCAGGAAGGTGAAGTTCAGTACAAATTAATTGCCGGTGAAGCTTTTGGCAAAAAATCGCCGGTTCCTGTTCATAGTAAATTGTTTTTTATTGAAATTAAAACCAAAAGTATACAGAAAATAAGTATCGGGCAAGATCTTTACGGTGAAGCAGCAATGTATGTTTTGGATGGAACTGTAAAAATAGAAGGAAATGATTATGGATCAAAACAGCTTTTGATCGCAAAAAATGCCCAACTGTGCGAGTTTGAAATGAGCGACAATGCGACGGTCTACCTTTTTGGCGGCGAACCTTTTGATGAAGAGCGTTTTATATTCTGGAATTTTGTCAATTCAGACAAAGAATTGATTGATAAAGCAAAAGTAAACTGGAATGACCAGAATCACGAAGCTTTCCCATTGGTTCCGGGAGATGAAGAAGAATTTGTACCGCTTCCGAAAGCTATTTTAAACAGGAAATAA
- a CDS encoding TMEM175 family protein, translated as MTKGRLEAFSDGVLAVIITIMVLELKVPEGSDWVSLKPLIAKFLAYIFSFIYIGIYWNNHHHLFQAVKKVNGNILWANLHLLFWLSLMPSATEWIGATHFAKNPVTIYGFGLIMCAIAYTILENLILKNEGENSTLKEAIHSKFKEYISIVFYILGIVTSFFYPYIAIGFYYIVALIWLIPDKRIEKLLKEN; from the coding sequence ATGACAAAAGGGAGATTAGAAGCTTTCAGCGATGGCGTTTTAGCTGTCATTATCACAATTATGGTTCTTGAGCTAAAAGTACCTGAAGGAAGTGATTGGGTAAGTCTGAAACCCCTTATCGCTAAGTTTTTGGCTTATATCTTCAGCTTTATTTACATAGGAATTTATTGGAATAACCATCATCACCTGTTTCAGGCTGTAAAAAAGGTTAACGGAAATATTCTTTGGGCTAATCTTCATTTATTATTCTGGCTTTCATTAATGCCTTCTGCAACAGAATGGATCGGAGCCACACACTTTGCAAAAAACCCTGTAACCATATATGGTTTTGGATTAATCATGTGCGCAATTGCCTACACCATATTGGAAAATTTAATCCTTAAAAACGAAGGTGAAAATTCAACTTTAAAAGAAGCTATACATTCTAAATTCAAAGAATATATCTCTATTGTATTTTATATTTTAGGGATCGTCACTTCTTTTTTCTATCCTTATATTGCCATAGGTTTTTACTATATTGTTGCTTTAATATGGCTGATTCCTGATAAAAGAATTGAAAAATTACTAAAAGAAAATTAA
- a CDS encoding GNAT family N-acetyltransferase, which yields MKPEFENISLVKNEEKKRFEIEYKGHLAFIDCKEKSRQIALIHTEAESELAGTGAAAALVEKTLIYIENSGKKLLPFCPYVFAFIKKHPEWKRIVDERFEGYDQL from the coding sequence ATGAAACCAGAATTTGAGAACATTTCATTAGTAAAAAACGAAGAAAAAAAGAGATTTGAAATTGAATATAAAGGTCATCTTGCATTTATCGACTGTAAAGAAAAGAGCCGTCAGATTGCTTTAATTCATACAGAAGCAGAATCTGAATTGGCAGGAACCGGAGCCGCTGCCGCCTTGGTAGAAAAGACCCTGATCTATATCGAAAACAGTGGCAAAAAGCTGCTCCCTTTTTGTCCTTACGTTTTTGCTTTTATCAAAAAACATCCTGAATGGAAACGTATTGTTGATGAAAGGTTTGAAGGATATGACCAGCTTTAA
- a CDS encoding (4Fe-4S)-binding protein: METHEYINGEITVIWEPKKCIHAAICVKSLPQVYRPNEKPWLKPENATPMELKNQIDLCPSGALSYKFNTKK, translated from the coding sequence ATGGAAACACACGAGTATATCAACGGTGAGATAACCGTCATTTGGGAACCGAAAAAGTGCATCCACGCTGCAATCTGTGTAAAAAGTCTTCCGCAGGTGTATCGTCCAAATGAAAAACCTTGGCTAAAACCGGAAAACGCAACACCTATGGAGCTGAAAAATCAAATTGATCTTTGTCCTTCAGGAGCATTAAGTTATAAATTCAACACAAAAAAATAA
- a CDS encoding sodium:solute symporter yields the protein MNSGTILLLFVFIYFIGLLVISYFTSRNSDNQSFFIGNKKSKWWLVAFGMIGTSLSGVTFISVPGTVGKMTGSEYIFGGFEYYMMVIGFFIGYFIVAAVLLPLYYKMNLTSIYTYLGKRFNVEAHKIGSIFFIISRAIGATARLYLVVNVLQIFLLEGLGVPFWVTAAVLLLMVLLYTFEGGVKTIVITDTLQTSFMIISLVACIVYILSNLNLSFGEAYTILGEKNYTHFINFDPNSKTFFLKTILGGIFITIAMTGLDQEMMQKNISVDNLKNSKKNMLTFAGTLLFVNLAFLFLGGLLYLFALQNGAGYSQITNIVEGKEVVSNIFGFKDAAGNVKNIMGDDLFPALSLNGYFPMPISVIFIIGLISALFPSADGALTAVTSSYCVDLLNLNEDKIRTEKQKKHLRMKIHLTFTVVFFILIMVFKAMNDKSIVYLIMEIAGYTYGPLLGLFAFGIFTKFQISRKYSILTITLLAPVLTYLINYMVTTYTDYRIGVELIILNGLLTFIGLWLVKNKNYLKLV from the coding sequence ATGAATTCCGGAACCATACTTTTGCTCTTTGTATTTATCTATTTCATCGGTCTTTTGGTGATTTCTTATTTTACGAGCCGAAATTCTGACAACCAGTCTTTCTTTATCGGAAACAAAAAAAGCAAATGGTGGCTTGTTGCTTTCGGAATGATCGGAACCAGCCTGAGTGGCGTAACTTTTATTTCTGTTCCCGGAACTGTCGGGAAAATGACGGGTTCTGAATACATCTTCGGAGGTTTTGAGTATTACATGATGGTGATCGGTTTTTTTATCGGGTATTTCATTGTGGCGGCGGTGCTCCTTCCCCTCTATTATAAGATGAACCTGACTTCGATTTACACCTATTTAGGAAAAAGGTTCAATGTAGAAGCACACAAGATCGGTTCCATTTTCTTCATCATTTCAAGAGCAATTGGTGCTACTGCGCGTCTTTATCTTGTCGTGAATGTTTTACAGATATTTTTGCTCGAAGGGTTGGGTGTTCCGTTCTGGGTAACGGCTGCAGTGCTTTTGCTGATGGTGCTGTTATATACTTTTGAGGGCGGGGTAAAAACTATTGTGATTACCGATACTCTTCAAACATCTTTTATGATTATCAGTCTGGTTGCGTGTATCGTGTATATTTTATCCAATTTAAATTTATCTTTCGGCGAAGCCTATACCATTTTGGGAGAAAAAAATTACACCCATTTTATTAATTTTGATCCCAATTCAAAAACCTTTTTCCTGAAAACCATTTTAGGCGGAATTTTTATTACCATTGCAATGACCGGATTAGATCAGGAAATGATGCAGAAAAACATTTCTGTTGACAATCTGAAAAATTCAAAGAAAAACATGCTTACTTTCGCAGGAACACTGCTTTTTGTGAATCTTGCTTTTTTGTTTTTGGGTGGCTTGCTTTATCTTTTTGCATTACAAAATGGTGCCGGATATTCTCAGATAACAAACATTGTAGAAGGAAAAGAAGTCGTTTCTAATATTTTCGGATTCAAAGATGCTGCCGGAAATGTAAAAAACATCATGGGAGACGATTTATTCCCTGCATTATCGCTTAACGGGTATTTTCCGATGCCAATTTCTGTCATTTTCATCATCGGATTGATATCAGCACTGTTCCCATCTGCGGATGGCGCGTTGACAGCGGTTACAAGTTCTTACTGTGTAGATTTATTAAATTTAAATGAAGATAAAATAAGGACTGAAAAGCAAAAAAAACATCTCCGTATGAAGATCCATTTGACGTTTACAGTGGTCTTCTTCATCCTGATTATGGTTTTTAAAGCAATGAATGACAAGTCGATCGTTTACCTTATCATGGAAATTGCAGGTTACACTTATGGACCACTTTTAGGCCTTTTTGCTTTCGGGATTTTTACCAAGTTCCAGATTTCAAGAAAATATTCCATTCTAACGATAACGCTTTTGGCTCCGGTCTTAACTTATCTTATTAATTATATGGTTACCACTTACACCGATTACAGAATTGGTGTAGAGCTTATTATTTTGAATGGATTGCTAACGTTTATTGGGTTGTGGCTGGTGAAAAATAAAAATTATTTGAAGTTGGTGTAA
- a CDS encoding pirin family protein has protein sequence MTTKKVEIIVPPKPAHFVGDGFRVHNFIPSVQKLDMKRMDPFIMLDYNSKFHFNPSETPKGVGVHPHRGFETVTIAYQGKVEHHDSAGGGGIIGQGDVQWMTAASGVLHKEYHEKEWSKLGGIFQMVQLWVNLPAKDKMSKPKYQAISNSDMKKIDLSENGLIEVIAGEFNGNKGPAFTFSPVNLMNAKLKSGGKATFNFPANFNTAALIIEGSIIVNGEEKVPVNNFVLFKNEGESFTLEATEDSIVLIISGQPLNEPIFPHGPFVMNSREEIMQAFEDFNTGKFGYLED, from the coding sequence ATGACAACTAAAAAAGTAGAAATCATAGTTCCACCGAAACCTGCGCATTTTGTAGGTGATGGTTTTAGGGTGCATAATTTTATTCCGAGCGTTCAGAAACTGGATATGAAAAGGATGGATCCTTTCATCATGCTCGATTATAATTCTAAGTTTCATTTTAACCCATCCGAAACTCCAAAAGGTGTTGGCGTACATCCGCATCGCGGTTTTGAAACCGTAACCATCGCTTATCAGGGAAAAGTAGAACATCACGATAGTGCAGGTGGCGGTGGAATCATCGGTCAAGGTGACGTACAGTGGATGACTGCGGCAAGTGGGGTTCTTCATAAAGAATATCATGAAAAAGAATGGTCTAAGCTAGGCGGAATTTTCCAGATGGTCCAACTTTGGGTAAATCTTCCTGCAAAAGACAAAATGAGCAAACCCAAATATCAGGCAATCTCTAATTCAGATATGAAAAAAATAGATCTGTCTGAGAATGGCTTAATTGAAGTTATTGCAGGAGAATTTAATGGTAATAAAGGCCCTGCTTTCACGTTCAGTCCTGTCAATCTGATGAATGCTAAATTGAAATCGGGAGGAAAAGCAACCTTTAATTTTCCTGCCAATTTTAATACTGCAGCTTTAATTATAGAAGGTAGTATTATTGTAAACGGAGAAGAAAAAGTTCCGGTCAACAATTTTGTACTATTTAAAAATGAGGGCGAAAGCTTTACTCTTGAAGCAACTGAAGATTCAATAGTATTAATTATCAGCGGACAGCCTTTGAATGAGCCAATTTTTCCGCATGGGCCTTTTGTGATGAATTCGAGAGAAGAAATCATGCAGGCTTTTGAAGATTTTAATACCGGAAAATTTGGGTATTTAGAAGATTAA
- a CDS encoding NADPH-dependent FMN reductase, producing the protein MKILAFAGSTSSTSINRELVKFVLKSFPQEEIKLIDLNDFSMPVFSVDLEKKGFPDEAHQFLKNIEECDVIICSLAEHNRSYSAAFKNIFDWASRINVKVFQNKPMLLMSTSPGGYGGGNVMNTAKTFFPQFGADVKETFSLPKFYENFDLESGVINPEMLVDLNGKIENFKDQIKN; encoded by the coding sequence ATGAAAATATTAGCATTTGCAGGAAGCACCTCTTCCACATCCATTAATAGAGAGTTGGTAAAATTTGTTTTGAAAAGTTTTCCACAAGAAGAGATCAAGTTAATTGATTTGAACGATTTTTCAATGCCGGTTTTTTCTGTTGACCTGGAAAAGAAAGGATTTCCGGATGAAGCGCATCAATTTTTAAAAAATATTGAAGAATGTGATGTGATCATTTGTTCGCTTGCAGAACACAACCGCTCTTACAGTGCAGCTTTTAAAAATATTTTTGACTGGGCTTCCCGAATCAATGTAAAAGTTTTCCAAAATAAGCCAATGCTTTTGATGAGTACTTCTCCAGGCGGTTACGGCGGCGGAAACGTAATGAATACGGCAAAAACTTTTTTTCCTCAATTTGGTGCTGATGTAAAAGAAACTTTTTCATTGCCTAAATTTTATGAAAATTTCGATTTGGAAAGCGGGGTCATCAATCCGGAAATGCTGGTAGATCTGAATGGCAAGATTGAAAATTTTAAAGACCAGATCAAAAACTAA
- a CDS encoding OsmC family protein: MAVTVKASLGKTKYYTEVVAGENQLITDEPIDKGGQNKGFNPFEILATSLASCTAATLRMYIDRKEWDIEKINVEVELENFPLTRLAVFRRSISFEGSNINEDQLKRLYTIADACPIHKILTNEIEIQTKIS; encoded by the coding sequence ATGGCTGTAACCGTAAAAGCAAGTCTAGGCAAAACAAAATATTATACCGAAGTTGTCGCCGGTGAAAATCAACTGATCACAGACGAGCCTATAGATAAAGGCGGCCAGAATAAAGGCTTTAATCCGTTTGAAATTTTAGCCACATCTCTGGCAAGCTGTACTGCTGCAACGCTCAGAATGTATATTGACAGAAAAGAATGGGATATCGAAAAAATTAATGTAGAAGTTGAACTTGAAAATTTTCCGCTGACGAGATTGGCGGTTTTTAGAAGAAGTATCAGCTTTGAGGGAAGTAATATCAATGAAGATCAGCTAAAAAGACTGTACACCATCGCAGATGCATGCCCAATTCACAAAATATTGACCAACGAAATAGAAATACAAACCAAAATTTCATAA
- a CDS encoding fibronectin type III domain-containing protein encodes MVQTITISYHLITASNVMGQNASQYSFTQSNGTYTALSTPTVLGSGSALDNQTYSIAPASLSGFSFNFAGTNYTAFTVSANGFIGFGSSLMSGSTYTPISSSTGSNAFVAAYADDLGGLSASTQISWKLEGSSPNRELVIEYKNIRNYNTSGIDLSFQIRLRETTNVINIVYGTMTYTSTTSDASQVGIKSSTTTGHFSNRTTTTNWNSTTAGASNSVTCTVLNTVTMPSSGLTFSYSPPLPCTGTPVAGSVTPTTQNICSGTVPAVLALTGYSTDSGIAFQWEQSSDNSSWTNVTGGSGATTATYTPASFGGALIYYRCKVTCTASTLFSYSNAVTIDNTINPTTQVSGLAFSNITQAGFTSTWTNGNGNRRVVYISNNPITDPTNGSANALTANSIYAGSGQQIVYDGTGTSVAITGLIPGTTYYVKVYEYTRCGSANPYTYYYNTSSGTNASTGSPSAPVAVPWTEAFTTTSLPSSWANTSTWLIGNINTTINDGTTSNYIYYNLYSTATTANFSTATFSPLPANYRLRFNYNLANFNSPFGPPATGSGNFIVAISTNNGSTYTNVATVANNGVAGWQTYTYDLSSYVGQQIKVKLTGNWTSGDYYLSFDNFRIEEIAACDIVTSISSSNITAVGAALNWTSSSSNPSGGYEYEIRTSGAAGSGSTGLVSSGSVGAGILTANISGLSPATFYNAYIRSNCDAQGYSLWSSAAPFTTFCNTPSDASNIVISNITATTLTLSYTTAPVAPTGYMLFQSTSAVAPTLTNGSSYTSGASYTLGGQNYLCLVNNNVGTSFNITSLTSNSRLYYYVFSITNSGCSNSYSPGISSAPVTTCSAAPTSPRVTGITTNGANVSWTASAVGGAFATINYSLELYTDAAYTNQVAGSPYSTGTLLTQALNGLSPSTQYYYRIRSTNGSCGSLATGTFTTLCSTISAPTATQDFSTFSGAAPSPACWSEATGVLATTSTLSGTTSAWLNKTNGFANISSTNMGVSINLYGTKNEWIISPAIDLGSTPGLYILKYKYAVTGYNNTTTQTTLSTHKVSVVISTNGGATWSSANTLKTYTGAGTYSNTGAFETINLSTYYGVVKIAFVATTSSNTPDIDFHIDDFSIEAVPSPIWTGNPASWVNGSPIANLPATIDADYSGPSFTSLNLTVNTGKILDINNGTTVTTANISNNGNINVNDGGNLIQTVGSSYSGSGIFKVNKNGTSLPDRYAFWASPVVGQNLSEIYGSGNTPPYITTYETSTDYFINAASTTGAFGVGYAIKTPSVSNTTFAGNPNNNAQTTAISTLGNGFNLIGNPYPSNLDLNAFYNANSSNIANTLYFWDNTSSNVTTQQGATTTNFGYATYNPVSSTWAPAPNISAVPTDTAAKIGQAFIIKASSGTSVNFNNTMRVSNSAAFFNKNNSNIEGKYWLKLATSYNTNNTLAIVYDQAANNSLDNYDSKAFGNTSDSFYSLVNADQLIIQGRSGFNINDVVPLGNKHFENGTFVISLSQKEGLFSNGQEIYLHDKLQNTYTNLQTSNYSFTSNSGETANRFEIVYKLGTLSTSETQNSDIKIYKDGDDFVVENSKSIQSVQLFDASGRLVQNLKSNEKTIRLKGISQGMYIIKATSEGKEYTRKIIK; translated from the coding sequence ATGGTACAAACTATTACCATTTCTTATCACCTCATTACTGCGTCAAATGTAATGGGGCAAAATGCATCCCAATATTCTTTTACACAATCTAATGGTACTTACACTGCACTGTCTACTCCTACTGTATTAGGATCTGGTTCTGCACTTGACAATCAAACTTATTCTATAGCACCAGCAAGTTTAAGTGGTTTTAGTTTTAATTTTGCGGGAACAAATTACACTGCATTTACAGTCTCTGCAAATGGATTTATTGGTTTCGGATCTAGTCTAATGAGCGGAAGTACTTATACTCCAATTAGTTCAAGTACAGGAAGTAATGCTTTCGTGGCGGCATATGCTGATGATCTAGGGGGGCTAAGTGCAAGTACCCAAATTTCTTGGAAACTTGAAGGTTCTTCGCCAAATAGAGAATTGGTAATAGAATATAAAAATATAAGAAACTATAATACAAGTGGTATAGATTTATCTTTCCAAATCAGACTACGAGAAACTACAAATGTTATTAATATAGTATATGGCACTATGACATATACGAGTACTACAAGTGATGCCAGTCAGGTTGGTATTAAGTCAAGTACTACTACAGGACATTTTAGCAACAGAACAACTACTACCAATTGGAATTCTACTACAGCTGGAGCTTCAAATTCAGTAACCTGTACGGTATTAAATACAGTAACAATGCCTTCATCAGGACTTACATTTAGTTATAGTCCTCCATTACCTTGTACCGGAACACCTGTAGCCGGATCTGTAACTCCTACCACACAAAATATCTGTAGTGGAACGGTACCAGCAGTTTTAGCACTTACCGGGTATTCTACAGATAGCGGTATTGCTTTTCAATGGGAACAATCTTCTGATAACAGTTCTTGGACAAATGTAACCGGAGGATCAGGAGCTACCACAGCAACATATACTCCCGCATCTTTTGGGGGTGCACTTATTTACTATAGATGTAAAGTTACCTGTACAGCTAGTACATTGTTTAGCTACTCAAATGCTGTAACGATTGATAATACTATAAATCCAACAACACAAGTTAGTGGATTAGCGTTTTCCAATATAACTCAGGCTGGTTTTACTTCAACATGGACTAACGGTAATGGAAATAGAAGAGTTGTATATATAAGCAATAATCCTATAACAGACCCTACAAATGGTAGTGCTAATGCACTTACAGCAAATAGTATTTATGCAGGAAGTGGGCAACAAATTGTTTATGATGGTACGGGAACATCAGTAGCTATTACCGGACTTATTCCCGGAACAACATATTATGTAAAAGTGTATGAATATACTCGTTGTGGCTCTGCAAACCCATATACATATTACTATAACACAAGCTCAGGTACTAACGCAAGTACAGGTAGTCCTTCGGCACCCGTGGCTGTTCCATGGACAGAAGCATTTACCACTACTTCCTTACCAAGTTCTTGGGCTAACACTTCTACATGGCTAATTGGTAATATAAATACAACTATAAATGATGGTACAACTTCTAATTATATTTATTATAACTTGTACAGCACAGCTACAACAGCAAATTTTTCGACGGCAACTTTTTCGCCGCTACCTGCAAATTATCGATTAAGATTTAATTATAACTTAGCAAATTTCAATAGTCCTTTTGGTCCACCAGCCACTGGAAGTGGAAACTTTATTGTGGCAATTTCTACAAATAACGGAAGCACTTATACCAATGTGGCCACAGTAGCAAACAATGGCGTAGCAGGATGGCAAACCTATACTTACGACTTATCATCTTATGTTGGACAACAAATTAAGGTAAAACTAACTGGTAACTGGACTTCCGGAGATTATTATTTATCTTTTGATAATTTCAGAATAGAGGAAATCGCCGCATGCGACATTGTAACCAGTATATCTTCATCTAATATTACTGCAGTAGGTGCGGCTCTAAATTGGACATCATCTTCCTCCAATCCAAGTGGAGGCTATGAATACGAAATAAGAACCAGCGGTGCTGCTGGAAGCGGATCAACAGGTTTAGTTTCTAGCGGATCTGTTGGGGCAGGTATTTTAACTGCTAATATTTCCGGATTATCTCCTGCAACATTTTACAATGCATATATAAGAAGTAATTGTGATGCTCAAGGTTATAGTCTTTGGAGTAGTGCTGCACCATTTACCACATTCTGCAATACTCCGTCTGACGCTAGTAACATTGTGATCTCAAATATCACTGCCACAACATTAACACTTAGTTACACAACAGCACCTGTAGCACCTACAGGATATATGCTTTTTCAATCCACAAGTGCAGTTGCTCCCACTCTTACCAACGGTTCGTCATACACTAGTGGGGCAAGCTATACTCTTGGAGGACAAAATTACTTATGTCTCGTGAATAACAATGTAGGAACTTCTTTCAATATAACTTCACTTACCAGCAATTCAAGGCTTTATTATTACGTATTTTCAATTACAAATAGCGGTTGTAGTAACTCCTACTCTCCAGGCATTAGCAGTGCTCCCGTAACAACGTGTTCAGCAGCACCTACCTCACCTAGAGTAACGGGAATTACAACTAATGGAGCCAATGTATCTTGGACGGCTTCTGCTGTTGGAGGAGCCTTTGCAACCATAAACTATTCTTTAGAACTTTATACAGATGCAGCATATACAAACCAAGTTGCCGGCTCTCCGTATTCTACTGGAACGCTTCTTACTCAAGCATTGAATGGTTTATCTCCTTCTACACAGTATTATTATCGTATAAGATCTACAAACGGATCTTGTGGCAGCCTTGCTACCGGCACTTTTACTACACTTTGCAGTACAATATCGGCACCTACTGCAACACAAGATTTTAGTACTTTTTCGGGAGCGGCACCTAGCCCAGCATGTTGGTCTGAAGCCACAGGAGTTTTAGCTACTACTTCTACATTATCTGGAACAACGAGCGCATGGCTTAATAAAACCAATGGGTTTGCCAATATAAGCTCAACAAATATGGGGGTTTCCATCAATTTATACGGCACAAAAAATGAATGGATTATTTCTCCGGCGATAGATCTTGGCTCTACACCGGGATTGTACATATTAAAATATAAATATGCTGTAACGGGATATAATAACACAACAACTCAAACTACTTTAAGCACTCATAAAGTAAGTGTTGTTATTTCCACCAACGGTGGCGCTACATGGAGCAGCGCAAATACTCTAAAAACCTATACAGGCGCTGGTACATATAGCAATACAGGAGCTTTTGAAACAATAAATCTAAGTACATATTACGGAGTCGTAAAAATTGCTTTTGTAGCAACAACATCTTCTAACACACCAGATATAGATTTTCATATTGATGATTTTTCTATAGAAGCAGTGCCTTCTCCTATTTGGACAGGAAATCCTGCATCTTGGGTAAACGGATCACCTATAGCTAATTTACCCGCTACTATTGATGCAGACTATTCCGGGCCTTCTTTCACTTCCTTAAATCTAACGGTGAATACCGGAAAAATACTTGATATAAATAATGGAACAACGGTAACAACCGCTAACATTTCAAACAATGGTAATATTAATGTGAATGATGGAGGAAACCTTATTCAAACTGTGGGGTCCTCTTACTCAGGAAGCGGAATCTTTAAAGTAAATAAAAACGGAACCAGTTTACCAGACAGATATGCATTTTGGGCTTCTCCTGTAGTGGGACAAAACCTAAGTGAAATTTATGGATCCGGAAACACTCCGCCGTATATTACAACTTATGAAACTTCAACTGATTATTTTATCAATGCAGCTTCTACCACAGGTGCGTTTGGTGTTGGATATGCGATTAAAACACCATCTGTTTCAAATACTACATTCGCAGGAAACCCAAATAACAATGCCCAAACAACAGCTATATCTACTTTAGGAAACGGATTCAATTTAATAGGAAATCCATATCCCTCTAATTTAGATTTGAACGCATTTTATAATGCCAATTCATCAAATATTGCTAATACATTATACTTCTGGGATAACACAAGTAGTAACGTTACTACCCAGCAAGGAGCTACAACTACAAACTTTGGATATGCTACTTACAATCCAGTTTCTAGCACCTGGGCTCCTGCTCCCAATATTTCTGCTGTTCCTACTGATACTGCAGCAAAAATAGGACAAGCATTTATTATAAAGGCTTCCAGCGGTACTTCTGTAAATTTTAACAATACTATGAGGGTTTCTAATTCTGCAGCTTTCTTTAATAAAAACAACTCTAATATTGAAGGTAAGTATTGGCTAAAACTAGCTACGTCTTACAACACTAATAATACATTAGCCATTGTATATGATCAAGCAGCCAATAATTCTTTAGATAATTATGATTCTAAAGCGTTTGGAAATACTTCAGACAGTTTTTACTCATTAGTCAATGCTGATCAATTGATTATTCAAGGAAGATCTGGTTTCAATATCAATGATGTAGTACCTCTGGGTAACAAACATTTTGAAAATGGAACTTTTGTAATCTCATTGTCACAAAAAGAAGGATTGTTTAGTAACGGACAAGAAATTTATTTACACGATAAATTGCAGAATACCTACACAAATTTGCAAACTTCGAACTATAGCTTCACCAGTAATTCGGGTGAAACAGCGAACAGATTTGAAATTGTATATAAGTTAGGTACTCTAAGTACTTCCGAAACGCAAAACTCTGATATAAAAATATATAAAGATGGTGATGATTTCGTGGTTGAAAACAGCAAATCTATCCAAAGTGTGCAATTATTTGATGCTTCCGGAAGACTTGTTCAAAACTTAAAATCTAACGAAAAAACAATAAGATTGAAAGGAATAAGCCAAGGAATGTATATTATAAAGGCTACTTCTGAGGGTAAAGAATACACAAGAAAAATTATAAAATAA